From a single Photobacterium gaetbulicola Gung47 genomic region:
- a CDS encoding putative penicillin-binding protein 1A (COG5009) has protein sequence MKFIKRLLIFAIICIILGVTTIFGFYLYVKPELPDVATLKNVELQTPMQVFSADGKLISQFGEQRRIPLTLDEIPPQMINAVLATEDSRYYDHPGIDPIGIARAAFVVATSGSAKQGASTITQQLARNFFLSNEKKIMRKVKEIFIAIHIEQLLSKDEILELYLNKIYLGYRAYGVGAAAQVYYGKDVSQLTLSEIAVIAGLPKAPSTMNPLYSVSRATARRNVVLGRMLAENHITQAEFDQARAEPVVARYHTAEIELSAPYFAEQARAWMINRYGEDAYTSGMRVFTTADPKLQTAAQQAAIDNLLGYDQRHGFRGAVETLWKSGQTAWSDEQINDHLTKQPTYGQLVPAVVTQVEGKTATVLAKGGEQRTLGWEGMKWARKFITDDRQGPAPSSADDILASGQQIWIQQRGENWVLSQVPDANTAFVAVSPQDGAVKAMVGGFNFVHSKFNRATQSVRQVGSAIKPFIYSAALDNGMTLASLVNDAPINRWDQSMGTAWRPKNSPPTYNGPTRLRIGLAQSKNVMAVRVLQNVGLDETIDFLTRFGFKKQDLPRAEPLALGAGSLTPLEVAQGFAVFANGGYYVEPHFIDRVEDPNGNVVYQASPTVVCSEECQYQQGVASAQPTSNPILDDIALSEEVLVDEPQQAGPHYAQQVISEQNAFLVREMLESNIWGGGDWRHGTGWNGTGWRGQVLKRRDIGGKTGTTNDSKDAWYSGFAPGIVATAWVGFDDHSRNLGRTAWNNNDDKNQISGAEAGAKTAQPAWIEFMKNALEDVPVQRKQLPEHIIQVRIDRDSGKLSNQNDYTSMFEYFEEGTEPTESVSDSVSEGIFESDSSDELF, from the coding sequence GTGAAGTTCATAAAGCGATTACTCATATTTGCAATCATTTGCATAATTCTTGGAGTCACTACAATTTTTGGTTTTTACCTTTACGTAAAACCAGAACTGCCTGATGTTGCCACCCTGAAAAATGTTGAATTACAAACACCTATGCAGGTATTCAGCGCCGACGGCAAACTGATTTCCCAGTTTGGCGAACAACGCCGGATCCCGCTAACGCTTGATGAAATCCCACCGCAGATGATCAATGCGGTTCTCGCAACAGAAGATAGCCGCTACTACGATCACCCGGGCATCGACCCGATTGGTATCGCCCGAGCGGCATTCGTGGTCGCCACCTCTGGATCGGCCAAGCAGGGGGCGAGTACCATCACCCAGCAGCTTGCGCGTAACTTCTTCCTCTCCAACGAGAAGAAGATCATGCGTAAGGTCAAAGAGATTTTCATTGCCATCCACATCGAGCAGCTGCTCAGTAAAGATGAAATCCTCGAGCTATACCTGAACAAAATCTACTTGGGTTACCGAGCCTACGGGGTGGGTGCTGCGGCACAGGTGTACTATGGCAAAGACGTCAGCCAGCTGACTCTGAGCGAAATTGCGGTGATTGCCGGCCTACCAAAAGCCCCATCGACCATGAACCCACTCTACTCGGTGAGCCGTGCCACGGCCCGCCGTAATGTGGTGCTGGGCCGTATGCTGGCTGAAAACCACATTACCCAGGCAGAGTTTGACCAAGCCCGCGCTGAGCCCGTCGTCGCCCGCTATCACACCGCCGAAATCGAGCTCAGCGCTCCATACTTTGCCGAGCAAGCTCGCGCCTGGATGATCAACCGCTACGGTGAAGATGCTTACACCTCAGGCATGCGTGTCTTTACCACGGCCGATCCTAAGCTGCAGACTGCAGCCCAGCAGGCAGCCATTGATAACCTGCTAGGTTATGACCAACGCCACGGCTTCCGCGGGGCGGTTGAAACACTGTGGAAATCGGGGCAAACGGCATGGTCAGACGAGCAAATCAACGACCACCTTACCAAGCAGCCAACTTATGGCCAGCTCGTCCCAGCCGTGGTAACGCAGGTGGAGGGCAAAACGGCTACCGTACTGGCTAAAGGCGGCGAACAGCGCACTCTTGGCTGGGAAGGCATGAAGTGGGCCCGCAAGTTCATTACCGATGACCGTCAGGGGCCAGCTCCGAGCAGCGCCGATGATATTTTGGCTTCCGGCCAGCAGATCTGGATCCAGCAGCGCGGTGAAAACTGGGTACTGAGCCAGGTGCCTGATGCCAATACGGCTTTCGTCGCAGTTTCACCACAAGACGGTGCGGTCAAAGCCATGGTCGGCGGTTTCAACTTCGTCCACAGCAAATTCAACCGCGCCACCCAGTCGGTTCGCCAGGTCGGCTCGGCCATCAAACCGTTCATCTATTCGGCTGCACTGGACAACGGTATGACCTTGGCAAGCCTGGTCAACGATGCCCCGATCAACCGCTGGGACCAGAGTATGGGGACCGCGTGGCGTCCGAAGAACTCACCACCAACCTACAACGGCCCTACCCGCCTGCGTATTGGTCTGGCACAGTCTAAGAACGTAATGGCCGTTCGCGTGCTGCAGAATGTCGGCCTGGACGAAACCATCGATTTCCTGACCCGTTTCGGCTTTAAAAAGCAAGATCTACCTCGCGCCGAGCCTCTGGCTCTGGGTGCCGGTAGCCTGACCCCGCTGGAAGTCGCACAAGGCTTTGCCGTGTTTGCTAACGGCGGCTACTACGTCGAGCCACACTTCATCGATCGTGTTGAAGACCCGAATGGCAACGTGGTGTACCAAGCCAGTCCAACAGTCGTCTGCAGCGAGGAGTGCCAGTACCAGCAAGGCGTAGCATCTGCGCAGCCAACCTCTAACCCGATCCTCGACGACATTGCACTCAGTGAAGAAGTGCTGGTTGACGAGCCTCAGCAGGCTGGGCCCCATTACGCCCAGCAAGTGATCTCAGAGCAGAATGCCTTCTTGGTCCGCGAGATGCTGGAAAGCAATATCTGGGGTGGCGGTGACTGGCGCCACGGCACGGGCTGGAACGGTACGGGTTGGCGTGGCCAGGTGCTCAAACGCCGCGATATCGGTGGCAAAACGGGCACCACCAACGACTCAAAAGATGCTTGGTACTCTGGTTTTGCCCCGGGTATTGTCGCCACAGCCTGGGTCGGCTTCGATGATCACAGCCGCAACCTTGGCCGTACAGCCTGGAACAATAACGATGACAAAAACCAGATCTCAGGCGCTGAAGCGGGTGCAAAAACCGCCCAGCCAGCTTGGATCGAGTTTATGAAAAATGCCCTGGAAGATGTCCCGGTACAGCGCAAGCAGCTACCGGAGCACATTATCCAGGTCCGTATCGACCGTGACAGCGGGAAGCTAAGCAACCAGAACGACTACACCTCGATGTTCGAATATTTCGAGGAAGGCACCGAGCCAACGGAGTCGGTCAGCGACTCGGTTTCAGAAGGCATTTTCGAATCAGATAGCTCTGACGAGCTGTTCTAA
- a CDS encoding fimbrial assembly protein PilM (COG4972) produces MFRNPLTIGIDIGHHSIKAVALRQKKSELELVAFAEVELPTPVLNNQGSVNAPALLSAVRKLKKGLPFGARRAVLALPDSAIISKVIQLDSHLTEEESVFAVEQAISASSPFPVEELRLDFFPIPAESFGEPAQTHPVQVYAARRENVDSRVDALRQVRLSPTVVELQTHALVWLEQYLAERQGRDGDWGVVDIGQTATAIGIRGPTGSVYRRELAMGCEAMAQIAQSLPVGGGNASRAELFTKQLADQLKRQLQLYSTTYPRSPLQGIWLSGGGQHHVIEEMLARMLSISVRRIEPLFGFRRSAKLDLMLEGGSFGQFAVAAGLAIRGCRE; encoded by the coding sequence ATGTTTCGGAACCCACTAACAATTGGGATTGATATCGGCCATCACAGCATTAAAGCCGTGGCCTTACGACAGAAAAAGTCAGAGCTCGAGCTGGTTGCCTTTGCCGAAGTGGAATTGCCCACCCCAGTGTTAAACAACCAGGGTAGCGTAAATGCCCCTGCGTTGTTGTCAGCAGTGCGTAAATTAAAGAAGGGGCTGCCCTTTGGCGCGCGGCGGGCGGTGCTGGCCCTGCCCGATAGCGCGATCATCAGCAAGGTGATCCAGCTTGATAGCCATCTCACGGAAGAGGAGTCAGTGTTTGCAGTTGAGCAGGCGATCAGCGCCTCGTCGCCGTTCCCTGTCGAAGAGCTCAGGCTGGATTTCTTTCCTATCCCCGCGGAGTCATTTGGCGAACCGGCACAGACCCACCCGGTTCAGGTTTATGCAGCCCGTCGGGAAAACGTCGATAGCCGGGTGGACGCGCTGCGCCAAGTCCGGCTCTCCCCAACCGTGGTGGAACTGCAAACCCATGCCTTGGTATGGCTTGAGCAGTATCTGGCCGAGCGGCAAGGCCGCGATGGCGACTGGGGGGTGGTCGATATTGGCCAGACAGCGACGGCTATTGGGATCCGGGGACCGACCGGTTCGGTTTATCGGCGGGAGCTGGCAATGGGGTGTGAGGCAATGGCGCAGATAGCGCAGAGCCTGCCCGTAGGCGGCGGTAACGCCAGCCGGGCCGAACTGTTTACCAAGCAGTTGGCGGACCAGCTGAAGCGGCAATTGCAGCTCTATAGCACCACCTATCCTCGCTCTCCTCTTCAGGGGATTTGGTTGTCGGGCGGTGGGCAGCACCATGTTATCGAGGAAATGCTGGCAAGGATGCTGTCGATATCTGTTCGCAGGATAGAGCCGCTGTTTGGATTTCGTCGTTCGGCCAAGCTGGATCTTATGCTCGAAGGCGGCTCCTTCGGTCAATTTGCCGTGGCTGCGGGGCTGGCTATCAGAGGGTGTCGCGAATGA
- a CDS encoding fimbrial assembly protein PilN (COG3166), with the protein MIAKVNLLPWREEGQKRYRQRFGLMLGGAVVVAVLLVGSGGWLFEMQLDIQSGRNTRIQQEISVLENKLSLLPEMDTQREALLKRLSVITDIQKGRNHITQLLGLLPGLVPQGVYLDDISLTGEQVRFSGKGESNGHLATLLANAEQSKWVRDVTMHSIVRDHDKEALIQFKASFVLASSPASSDGRSRND; encoded by the coding sequence ATGATAGCAAAAGTCAATTTACTCCCTTGGCGGGAAGAGGGGCAAAAGCGCTACCGGCAGCGCTTCGGCTTGATGCTGGGCGGGGCTGTTGTGGTGGCGGTCTTGCTGGTTGGCTCGGGCGGCTGGTTGTTCGAGATGCAACTCGATATTCAGTCGGGGCGCAATACTCGGATACAACAGGAAATCAGTGTGCTTGAAAACAAGCTCTCGCTGCTGCCGGAGATGGATACCCAGCGAGAAGCCCTGCTCAAGCGGCTGAGCGTGATCACCGATATCCAAAAAGGCCGCAACCATATCACTCAGTTGCTCGGATTGCTGCCCGGTTTGGTGCCGCAGGGGGTGTATCTCGATGATATCTCGCTGACTGGCGAACAGGTCAGGTTCAGTGGCAAAGGGGAATCGAACGGGCATCTGGCGACTCTGCTGGCCAATGCCGAACAATCAAAGTGGGTACGGGATGTCACCATGCACTCGATAGTCCGCGACCATGACAAAGAAGCCTTGATCCAGTTTAAGGCGTCGTTTGTGCTGGCCTCATCGCCGGCCAGCAGCGATGGAAGGAGCCGCAATGATTGA
- a CDS encoding fimbrial assembly protein PilO (COG3167), which produces MIDWQDLELDEMPDWPLTAQALVVLIVAGVVALAGYWYWVSPRLDSLAELKSQEQELRLQLVRRANQVAALPKVRRQVDMLHARYLQVVEQLPEEDELSSLLASVNDIGVRNGLEFQRIEWAARVEHPLFFELPLHINVVGRYEDIGRFAADIAQLPRIVSLKDIDLRRSQSRPGVLQLKVAATTYRFKAPSMEGA; this is translated from the coding sequence ATGATTGATTGGCAAGACTTGGAACTTGATGAAATGCCCGATTGGCCGTTGACGGCCCAGGCACTGGTTGTCCTTATCGTTGCTGGTGTCGTGGCATTGGCTGGGTACTGGTATTGGGTTTCTCCCCGGCTCGACAGCCTGGCAGAGCTAAAGTCCCAAGAGCAGGAGCTGCGGCTGCAGCTTGTCCGGCGGGCCAACCAGGTGGCGGCGTTGCCGAAAGTCCGTAGACAGGTGGATATGTTGCATGCTCGCTACCTGCAAGTGGTGGAGCAGTTGCCCGAAGAGGATGAGCTATCGAGTCTGCTGGCCAGTGTGAATGATATCGGAGTGCGCAATGGGCTTGAGTTTCAGCGTATTGAGTGGGCTGCTCGGGTTGAACACCCGCTGTTTTTCGAATTGCCACTCCATATCAATGTGGTGGGCCGCTATGAGGATATTGGCCGCTTTGCTGCCGATATTGCTCAACTGCCACGCATTGTCTCGCTGAAGGATATCGATTTGCGCCGGAGCCAGTCCCGGCCGGGAGTGCTTCAGCTTAAGGTGGCGGCAACGACCTATCGCTTCAAGGCACCGTCAATGGAGGGAGCATGA
- a CDS encoding putative fimbrial assembly protein PilP (COG3168), which translates to MTIKPIIVLGLWLGLMGCQANDDSVELFINQAYQQAVARVEPLDEQPVFVAQVFTMSSERSPFQRPLHESGIPGREAGKACWQPRQRERTSPLEGFSLDQLSMRGVIGGGTSEWALIHTPDGALVRVREGSYVGRNHGRVLAVKADQVAIEQIMPDGDGCWLKIPATLKLASQALPE; encoded by the coding sequence ATGACGATCAAGCCAATTATTGTCCTCGGGCTCTGGCTGGGACTGATGGGATGCCAAGCCAATGATGACTCAGTCGAGCTGTTTATCAACCAGGCATATCAGCAGGCGGTTGCCCGGGTTGAACCGCTGGATGAGCAACCGGTTTTTGTGGCGCAGGTGTTTACGATGAGTAGCGAGCGTTCTCCCTTCCAACGACCTCTTCATGAGTCAGGCATCCCCGGAAGGGAAGCAGGAAAGGCGTGCTGGCAGCCGAGACAGAGGGAGCGAACATCGCCATTGGAGGGGTTTTCGCTTGATCAGCTCAGTATGCGTGGCGTGATAGGTGGTGGGACTAGTGAGTGGGCGTTGATCCATACCCCCGATGGCGCATTGGTCAGGGTGCGGGAAGGAAGTTATGTCGGTAGAAACCATGGCCGGGTACTGGCCGTTAAGGCCGATCAGGTGGCTATAGAGCAAATTATGCCAGACGGGGACGGCTGTTGGTTGAAGATCCCCGCCACATTGAAGCTGGCATCGCAAGCATTACCAGAATAG
- a CDS encoding putative fimbrial assembly protein (COG4796) has translation MTRNWLQALRLRWAKGVARGGWRVLLGVALLHGHAVAATAVTQISNIDFSRNVKGGGVLEVVLSSGAIEVGARRLDKQLVIELPQVELPEELVYVLDVKEFGTPVLAVETFQMASGSRLVLAVEGDYRYDYTTRDTAGSASLLVTVQPTVQPQGGRGGKAGIRYDSKPISINFQDVPVRNVLQLIAEYNDFNLVVSDSVQGNLTLRLDEVPWQQVLDIILRAKGLDKREQGSVLMVAPKEELARSEQQVLESKRKAEELASLRSEIFKINYANALELGGLLQGADDGISMLSARGSLHIDERTNSLIINDIPDSLANIRDIVAALDIPVQQVEIEARIVTINEGDIDELGVRWGILKTNGSSTLGGSIEGNLASAGLLDITDGEKAVENFLNVNLGATSPGASSIAFQVAKMGDILLDLELSALQSEQKAEVISSPRLVTTNKKMAYIEQGTEIPYLEAASSGAVSVSFKKAVLSLMVTPQITSDGNLVLDLVVTQDKKGKVVQTGTGEAVAIDTQRIGTQVLVANGETVVLGGIYQHAITNAVRKVPLLGDLPVLGALFRHRLEELGKKELLIFVTPKIVYQ, from the coding sequence ATGACAAGGAATTGGTTGCAGGCCCTGCGGTTGAGATGGGCAAAGGGAGTAGCACGGGGTGGCTGGAGGGTCTTGCTTGGTGTGGCGTTGCTGCATGGCCATGCGGTTGCCGCCACCGCGGTTACGCAGATCAGCAATATCGACTTCTCCCGTAATGTTAAGGGGGGCGGCGTGTTGGAGGTGGTATTGTCGAGCGGGGCCATTGAGGTCGGTGCTCGGCGGCTGGATAAGCAACTGGTGATCGAGTTGCCGCAGGTAGAGCTGCCCGAGGAGTTGGTCTATGTGCTGGATGTCAAGGAATTCGGCACCCCGGTGCTTGCCGTTGAAACCTTCCAGATGGCCAGCGGTAGCCGGTTGGTACTGGCCGTTGAAGGGGATTACCGTTACGACTACACCACCCGGGATACGGCTGGGAGCGCGTCACTGTTAGTGACGGTACAGCCGACCGTGCAGCCGCAGGGAGGAAGAGGTGGCAAAGCGGGGATCCGCTACGATAGCAAGCCGATTTCGATTAACTTCCAAGATGTGCCGGTGCGCAATGTGCTGCAGCTGATCGCCGAGTATAACGACTTCAACTTGGTGGTTTCGGACTCGGTGCAGGGTAACCTGACCTTGCGTCTCGACGAGGTACCCTGGCAGCAGGTACTGGACATCATTCTGCGGGCTAAGGGGCTGGACAAGCGCGAGCAGGGTTCGGTATTGATGGTGGCCCCCAAGGAGGAGCTTGCACGCAGCGAGCAGCAGGTGTTGGAATCGAAGCGTAAAGCCGAGGAGCTGGCCTCCCTGCGTTCGGAAATCTTCAAGATCAATTACGCCAATGCGCTTGAACTCGGAGGGCTGCTGCAGGGGGCCGATGACGGGATCAGCATGCTATCGGCCCGTGGCTCGCTGCATATCGATGAGCGCACCAACTCTCTGATCATCAATGATATTCCAGACAGCCTGGCTAATATCCGTGACATTGTGGCGGCGCTCGACATCCCGGTACAGCAGGTCGAAATCGAAGCCAGGATTGTTACCATCAACGAGGGGGATATCGATGAACTGGGCGTCCGCTGGGGGATCCTCAAGACCAATGGCAGCTCGACACTAGGTGGCTCGATTGAAGGGAATTTGGCGTCGGCCGGGTTGTTGGATATCACCGATGGCGAGAAGGCGGTGGAGAACTTCCTCAATGTCAACCTGGGGGCAACCTCTCCCGGTGCCTCGAGCATTGCCTTCCAGGTCGCCAAAATGGGCGATATCTTGCTCGACCTGGAGCTCTCGGCCCTGCAGTCGGAACAGAAGGCCGAAGTGATCTCCAGTCCGAGGTTGGTGACCACCAACAAGAAAATGGCCTACATCGAGCAGGGGACTGAAATTCCCTACCTCGAGGCGGCTTCCAGCGGTGCCGTTTCGGTCAGCTTCAAGAAAGCGGTGCTGAGTCTGATGGTGACCCCGCAAATTACCTCGGACGGAAACTTGGTGCTGGATCTGGTGGTGACCCAGGACAAAAAAGGTAAGGTGGTGCAAACCGGAACGGGCGAAGCGGTGGCCATCGACACCCAGCGTATCGGTACCCAGGTGCTGGTGGCAAACGGCGAGACGGTGGTGCTCGGCGGGATCTACCAGCATGCCATCACTAATGCGGTACGCAAGGTGCCGCTGCTGGGGGATTTGCCCGTGCTGGGGGCACTGTTCCGCCATCGGCTGGAAGAGCTGGGCAAGAAGGAGCTGCTGATTTTTGTCACGCCCAAAATTGTCTACCAGTGA
- a CDS encoding shikimate kinase I (COG0703), whose translation MAEKRNIFLVGPMGAGKSTIGRHLAQQLHMEFFDSDTVIEERTGADISWVFDVEGEDGFRTREENVIDDLTQKQGIVLATGGGSVKSKESRNRLSARGIVVYLETTIEKQLARTQRDKKRPLLQTDTPRDVLESLADERNPLYEEVADYVVRTDDQSAKVVANQIIKMLEER comes from the coding sequence ATGGCTGAAAAACGAAATATTTTCCTGGTCGGCCCAATGGGTGCCGGCAAAAGTACTATCGGTAGACACCTTGCACAGCAGCTGCATATGGAGTTCTTTGATTCAGATACTGTGATTGAAGAGCGTACCGGTGCTGACATTAGCTGGGTATTCGATGTTGAAGGTGAAGACGGTTTCCGTACTCGTGAAGAGAACGTGATTGACGATCTGACTCAGAAGCAGGGGATTGTTCTGGCAACGGGTGGTGGCTCGGTGAAGAGCAAAGAAAGCCGTAACCGCCTTTCTGCCCGTGGCATTGTGGTCTACCTTGAGACGACTATCGAGAAGCAGCTGGCACGTACTCAGCGCGATAAAAAGCGTCCACTACTGCAAACTGATACTCCTCGCGACGTATTGGAATCACTTGCAGACGAGCGTAATCCGTTGTATGAAGAAGTAGCAGACTACGTGGTTCGCACTGATGATCAGAGCGCCAAGGTAGTTGCTAACCAAATCATCAAAATGCTAGAAGAGCGCTAA
- a CDS encoding 3-dehydroquinate synthase (COG0337) — MERINVNLGDRSYPISIGAELFDNPALFSSAIPAGRRVVVVSNETVAPLYAEQIIGTIRSLPSEVALLSLPDGEQYKTLDTFNQIMSFLLEGNYGRDVVLVALGGGVIGDIVGFAAACFQRGVDFVQVPTTLLAQVDSSVGGKTAVNHPLGKNMVGAFYQPKAVVIDNHCLQTLPAREFAAGMAEVIKYGIIVDADFFVWLEQNIDKLQALDNDALSYAIARCCQIKADVVAADEKESGVRALLNLGHTFGHAIEAEMGYGNWLHGEAVAAGTVQAARTAQLQGLIAEEQVERIIRLLEKANLPVKGPAGMDFEAYMKHMMRDKKVLSGQLRLILPTGIGSAEVVAGVPEDVLRQAVQA, encoded by the coding sequence ATGGAACGGATCAACGTCAATCTTGGTGACAGAAGTTACCCTATCTCAATCGGCGCCGAGTTATTTGATAACCCGGCGTTGTTTTCCTCTGCCATCCCGGCAGGCCGACGCGTTGTTGTGGTCAGTAATGAAACGGTAGCCCCGCTGTATGCCGAGCAGATCATCGGGACTATCCGTTCGCTGCCAAGCGAAGTCGCATTGCTGTCACTGCCCGACGGCGAGCAGTATAAAACCCTCGATACTTTCAACCAGATCATGTCTTTCCTGCTGGAAGGTAACTATGGCCGTGATGTGGTCCTTGTCGCCCTGGGCGGCGGGGTGATTGGGGATATCGTCGGCTTTGCGGCTGCCTGCTTCCAGCGCGGGGTGGACTTCGTGCAAGTACCGACCACATTGCTGGCCCAGGTCGACTCCTCGGTCGGCGGCAAGACGGCGGTCAACCATCCGCTGGGCAAAAATATGGTTGGGGCGTTCTATCAGCCCAAAGCGGTAGTGATCGATAACCACTGCCTGCAGACCTTGCCTGCCCGCGAGTTTGCAGCAGGTATGGCGGAAGTGATCAAGTACGGCATTATTGTCGACGCTGATTTTTTTGTTTGGCTCGAACAGAACATCGACAAGCTTCAAGCCCTTGATAATGATGCCCTGAGTTATGCCATTGCCCGTTGCTGCCAAATCAAAGCCGATGTGGTGGCGGCCGACGAAAAGGAATCGGGGGTTAGGGCATTGCTTAACCTTGGCCATACCTTCGGTCATGCTATCGAGGCCGAAATGGGCTATGGCAACTGGCTACACGGAGAAGCGGTGGCTGCTGGCACGGTACAGGCTGCCCGTACCGCACAACTGCAGGGGCTTATCGCAGAGGAACAGGTCGAGCGTATTATCCGCTTGCTGGAAAAAGCCAACCTGCCGGTAAAAGGCCCGGCAGGGATGGACTTTGAGGCTTACATGAAGCATATGATGCGAGACAAAAAAGTACTTTCAGGTCAGCTGCGTTTGATCCTGCCGACCGGTATTGGCAGTGCAGAAGTTGTCGCTGGCGTACCGGAAGACGTACTGCGCCAAGCGGTACAAGCCTGA
- a CDS encoding putative DamX-like protein (COG3266) yields the protein MSRGLHLNPLDLDSQVQLLSRLQFLTRFSSNLIQVTGNEGAGKTWLSQRYLEHWAGDSRQSLLLCHPNQQDGQHRSIILQQLAPRAVFNEQDPLGQSLERLCQGQPVNALIVVDDAHLLSQELVAELWGIVQQARLYPDWQVNVLLFSLSSRLDKYLGQLVQGQGNAPLEVEIGPLSEQEAQLMVEMLFDGEHIDAQGRRRIRELASSCAPLPGELLKLELAEDKDMAEKVSRKVSPLALLGGLVVVVAAVIAWWFMPPGDERPTQGGIPQAQLDRLPDEPADTAIVDGNAVSQAPDSTLTVEEDSHALPPDVSVEGLTVGRRDSAPRVVVPSDVVDAMLDEQQLGGTGEQAVAERQDSLQPNLPEGQPVALPEVHPDSDSLQPVPVAGEDSAAQAEPPVDVTGLGATEDSAVEEGAAVEEGASVVAATPVAAQELGSKLRGVAPEHYALQLAAMRSLPTAQQFILDYDIETLADVYETRRNGVAWFIIVTGDYPDVQSARLAESRLPARLQSVDPWVKSYRQIHTEMDRAK from the coding sequence ATGAGCCGCGGCCTACACCTGAACCCGCTGGATTTGGATTCCCAAGTCCAGCTTCTTTCCCGACTGCAGTTTCTCACCCGCTTTAGCTCCAACCTTATCCAGGTGACGGGTAATGAAGGGGCCGGCAAAACCTGGCTCTCCCAGCGTTACCTCGAACACTGGGCCGGTGACTCCCGCCAGTCTTTGCTGCTTTGCCATCCCAACCAGCAGGACGGTCAGCACCGCTCGATTATCCTCCAGCAGCTTGCTCCCCGTGCCGTGTTTAATGAACAGGACCCGCTTGGCCAGAGTCTTGAACGTTTGTGTCAGGGCCAGCCGGTCAATGCGTTGATCGTGGTGGATGATGCGCATTTGCTGAGCCAGGAGCTGGTGGCTGAGCTGTGGGGGATTGTGCAGCAGGCCCGTCTGTACCCGGACTGGCAGGTCAATGTGCTGCTGTTTAGCCTCAGCAGCAGGCTGGATAAATACCTGGGCCAGCTGGTGCAGGGCCAGGGCAACGCGCCGCTGGAGGTGGAAATCGGTCCGCTGTCGGAACAAGAAGCCCAGTTGATGGTCGAAATGTTGTTTGATGGCGAGCACATTGATGCACAGGGAAGGCGGCGGATCCGCGAGCTGGCTTCAAGCTGCGCCCCGCTGCCGGGGGAGTTGCTCAAGCTCGAATTAGCAGAGGATAAGGATATGGCTGAAAAAGTATCCCGCAAGGTATCGCCGCTGGCGCTGCTGGGCGGATTGGTTGTGGTTGTGGCTGCCGTGATAGCCTGGTGGTTCATGCCGCCTGGCGATGAGCGCCCGACCCAGGGGGGGATCCCTCAAGCACAATTGGATCGCTTGCCGGATGAGCCGGCTGATACGGCCATCGTCGACGGGAATGCGGTTTCGCAGGCACCGGACTCGACGCTGACCGTAGAAGAGGACAGCCATGCCCTGCCGCCGGATGTGTCGGTCGAAGGGCTGACGGTCGGCCGGCGTGATAGTGCCCCACGGGTTGTCGTGCCTTCTGATGTGGTCGACGCGATGCTGGACGAACAGCAGCTCGGCGGTACTGGCGAGCAGGCGGTCGCCGAACGCCAGGACAGCCTGCAGCCGAACTTGCCCGAAGGGCAGCCGGTAGCGCTGCCTGAAGTTCACCCCGATAGTGACAGCCTGCAGCCAGTCCCCGTGGCGGGGGAAGACTCCGCGGCCCAAGCTGAGCCGCCGGTTGACGTGACCGGGCTTGGTGCCACAGAAGACTCTGCGGTAGAGGAAGGGGCGGCGGTAGAGGAAGGGGCATCGGTTGTCGCTGCCACTCCTGTTGCCGCTCAAGAGTTGGGCAGCAAGCTGCGTGGTGTTGCGCCTGAGCACTATGCCTTGCAGCTGGCGGCAATGCGCTCATTGCCGACCGCCCAGCAGTTTATCCTCGATTATGATATCGAAACCTTGGCCGATGTGTACGAAACCCGTCGCAACGGTGTGGCGTGGTTTATTATCGTCACCGGCGATTACCCGGATGTGCAGTCGGCACGCCTTGCCGAAAGCCGTCTGCCGGCCCGGTTGCAGTCGGTTGATCCCTGGGTGAAATCTTACCGTCAGATCCATACCGAAATGGATCGGGCTAAATAA